Proteins encoded within one genomic window of Trichoderma asperellum chromosome 2, complete sequence:
- a CDS encoding uncharacterized protein (EggNog:ENOG41), which translates to MARLPFHADHIGSLIRPDSVSEAQQRFDEGKASAEELLQVQQSVIKEIVKKQQLNGIRALSSGEFDRKYYFSGFFEKLTGFREVSPVPWELTRLSAPPIAALKKTGQQYPMAAICEGKIRYESSPYLENWRLLRDTVPQEQWAECKFTMPPACYFHLRLAPGKCYSPEAYSCDEDFFADLAVAYQKEIKTLYDEGLRNLQIDDPTLAYFCSDEMRESLRNEGSDPDKLFDLYLKAHNDCIANRPEGLHVGLHICRGNFSKSLHFSEGSYEKIAERFFTALNYDTFFLEYDNARSGGFEPLRFLPKGKNVVLGVVTTKDPELEDPQEIKRRVLEAAKIIADGQQRSVEEVMENIGISPQCGFASVAIGAEGMTEEKMFVKLRLVRDIARELWPDRP; encoded by the exons ATGGCGAGACTTCCCTTTCACGCAGACCATATCGGCTCTCTGATTCGCCCCGACTCTGTGTCTGAAGCCCAACAGCGGTTCGACGAGGGTAAAGCCTCCGCAGAGGAGCTCCTTCAAGTCCAGCAATCAGTCATCAAAGAGATCGTCAAAAAACAGCAGTTAAACGGAATAAGAGCTCTGTCCTCTGGCGAATTCGACCGCAAATACTACTTTTCAGGATTCTTCGAGAAGCTCACGGGCTTCCGTGAAGTCAGCCCCGTGCCATGGGAGCTCACGAGGCTCTCCGCGCCGCCCATCGCCGCGCTTAAGAAAACCGGACAGCAGTATCCCATGGCCGCCATCTGCGAAGGCAAAATCCGCTACGAGAGCAGCCCGTATCTTGAAAACTGGCGCCTGCTGCGCGATACTGTACCGCAGGAGCAATGGGCTGAGTGTAAATTCACGATGCCCCCGGCCTGTTATTTTCACTTGAGGCTGGCTCCGGGCAAATGCTACAGCCCTGAAGCGTATTCTTGCGACGAGGACTTCTTTGCGGACTTGGCAGTAGCGTACCAGAAGGAGATTAAGACCTTGTACGATGAGGGCCTGCGTAATCTGCAGATCGATGACCCGACGTTGGCATATTTCTGCTCGGATGAGATGCGAGAGTCGTTGCGGAACGAGGGATCAGATCCGGACAAGCTGTTTGATTTATACCTAAAGGCTCACAATGATTGTATTGCAAATCGCCCTGAAGGTCTCCATGTTGGGCTTCATATCTGCCGAG GCAACTTTTCCAAGTCGCTTCATTTCAGTGAAGGTTCGTATGAGAAGATCGCCGAACGCTTCTTTACCGCCCTCAACTACGATACATTCTTCCTCGAATATGACAACGCCAGGTCCGGCGGCTTCGAGCCTCTGCGCTTCCTCCCCAAGGGCAAAAACGTCGTCCTTGGTGTAGTCACAACTAAAGATCCCGAGCTTGAAGATCCCCAGGAGATTAAGCGGCGAGTCCTGGAGGCCGCAAAGATTATTGCAGACGGCCAACAACGCAGCGTCGAGGAGGTTATGGAGAACATTGGTATCAGCCCGCAATGCGGATTTGCCAGTGTGGCTATTGGCGCGGAGGGGATGACAGAGGAGAAAATGTTTGTAAAGCTGAGGCTAGTTAGGGATATTGCGAGGGAGCTATGGCCAGATCGGCCATGA
- a CDS encoding uncharacterized protein (EggNog:ENOG41), protein MAMLARASRRFSVIAFYTDGAAHIRESEQDPVHQVSPKELQYQSRDPPLRRKKVKLTAAVAYKATESNEWIVKAFTVPPGGNYYLEAE, encoded by the exons ATGGCTATGCTTGCGAGAGCAAGTAGAAGGTTTTCGGTT ATAGCCTTCTATACTGATGGTGCTGCTCATATTCGAGAGAGTGAACAGGATCCTGTTCACCAGGTTTCCCCCAAAGAGCTACAATACCAATCTCGtgatcctcctcttcgtcggaAAAAGGTCAAGCTAACTGCCGCGGTTGCATATAAAGCTACAGAAAGCAATGAGTGGATAGTGAAGGCTTTTACAGTACCTCCAGGAGGCAACTATTATCTTGAGGCTGAATAG
- a CDS encoding uncharacterized protein (TransMembrane:1 (n4-16c21/22o37-61i)) codes for MFDLFAMLLSSVASFLFPIFASYKALKTSDPAQLMPWLMYWVVFSCCLLVESWVYFILAWVPFYGYIRLLFFLYLILPQTQGARVLYETYIHPFLRENESQIDEFIASAHERLKAAGIDYFRKAIDYLRVHVLGLPPSEPEPPAPPAYQSYTQSLLARFNIPAAARPSAPSNVGSDLFGLLAGAVAAATGSGARNEAGDISSASVVPSHIQDSNEKMTYIASQRDKLNVLLTALDREAAQLQRSGGQTQSRSRSRHMESDEDVTQRPPSGLSGWSGLSKSRSETDFEKIDAESGAEDESNLRRRHAGGDDAGGSWMPWGRSGGTSSGQDD; via the exons ATGTTCGACCTCTTTGCGATGCTCTTATC CTCTGTCGCAtccttcctcttccccaTCTTCGCCTCATACAAAGCTCTCAAGACCTCAGATCCCGCGCAGTTGATGCCATGGCTCATGTACTGGGTCGTCTTTAGCTGCTGCCTGCTTGTGGAGTCCTGGGTCTACTTCATCCTTGCGTG GGTCCCATTCTACGGCTACATccgccttctcttctttttatacCTGATTCTACCGCAAACCCAGGGCGCTCGAGTGCTCTACGAAACATACATCCATCCTTTCCTTCGCGAAAACGAATCGCAGATCGACGAGTTCATCGCCAGCGCCCATGAGCGTCTCAAGGCGGCTGGCATCGACTACTTCCGAAAGGCCATTGACTACCTGAGAGTACATGTCCTTGGCCTACCTCCAAGCGAGCCCGAGCCTCCCGCTCCGCCCGCCTACCAGAGCTATACACAATCGCTCCTCGCTCGGTTTAACATCCCGGCAGCGGCGAGGCCTTCTGCTCCTAGCAATGTAGGCTCCGACCTCTTCGGCCTGTTGGCTGGTGCCGTGGCCGCGGCAACCGGTTCAGGGGCGCGAAACGAGGCTGGCGATATTTCGTCAGCATCGGTAGTCCCATCCCATATACAAGACTCGAATGAGAAGATGACCTACATCGCATCTCAACGAGACAAGCTCAACGTCCTCCTCACCGCCCTTGATCGGGAAGCAGCGCAGCTTCAGCGAAGCGGCGGACAGACGCAGTCTCGATCCCGCTCGAGGCACATGGAAAGCGATGAAGACGTCACGCAGAGACCGCCTAGTGGGCTCAGTGGATGGAGCGGACTGAGCAAGAGCCGCAGCGAGACGGACTTCGAGAAGATCGATGCCGAGAGCGGGGCCGAAGATGAGTCCAATCTCCGGCGCCGTCATGCCGGGGGCGACGACGCAGGCGGCTCGTGGATGCCCTGGGGTCGCAGCGGGGGTACGAGCTCGGGGCAAGATGACTAG
- a CDS encoding uncharacterized protein (EggNog:ENOG41), with amino-acid sequence MIIDDDSSGSIPNTFGRPPSPASTGSAITVGTSQNALLIKSLEQGEYIPDDESWDETRSLTDSIRQHIVDGGLRYHAYHAGQYAFPNDETEQYRDDLKHNLTIHLCEGAYFFAPIHDRLLQPGAEVLDLGTGTGKWSIELADMYPNAQFHGMDLSPIQPDWVPENVLFVVDDIEHEAGWTYPENSFDYIHIRHTCHSIKNRAELWDRVYKHLKPGGYVEVQEFQYAAACDDESCNQPYAWRDFLRFLADGLAALGANLHAILNVQDELAAAGFQGIRRVDLKCPNGPWPKLRRLQECGHILRDVIMWGLVGLARRPFMLGLGWTTIQIEMFLVDVRKSIIAEENGLPKFHSYFPFHSIYGYKPLDAALN; translated from the exons ATGATAATCGACGATGACAGCAGCGGGTCGATCCCAAACACTTTCGGCCGACCTCCGTCACCAGCCTCTACCGGCTCAGCCATCACTGTCGGCACATCACAGAACGCCCTTCTGATTAAAAGCCTGGAGCAGGGCGAATATATTCCTGACGATGAGTCATGGGACGAAACGCGTAGCCTTACCGACAGCATCCGCCAGCATATTGTCGATGGCGGCCTACGATATCATGCGTACCACGCTGGGCAATACGCCTTCCCCAACGACGAGACAGAACAGTATCGAGACGACCTCAAGCACAACCTGACCATCCACCTTTGCGAAGGTGCCTATTTCTTTGCTCCCATCCATGaccggctgctgcagcctggTGCTGAAGTTCTTGATTTAG GTACTGGGACTGGAAAATGGTCGATCGAAT TGGCGGACATGTATCCTAATGCACAATTTCATGGCATGGATTTATCACCAATCCAACCTGATTGGGTACCCGAGAATGTGctttttgttgttgatgaCATTGAACATGAAGCTGGATGGACGTATCCTGAAAACTCATTTGATTATATCCATATTCGTCACACCTGTCACTCAATAAAGAATCGAGCTGAGCTTTGGGACCGAGTTTACAA GCATCTGAAACCAGGCGGCTACGTTGAAGTTCAAGAGTTTCAATACGCTGCCGCTTGCGACGACGAGTCATGTAACCAGCCATACGCTTGGCGCGATTTCTTGCGATTTCTGGCAGATGGACTTGCCGCCCTTGGCGCTAATCTCCATGCCATCTTAAACGTCCAGGATGAGCTTGCCGCTGCCGGTTTCCAAGGTATTCGGCGGGTAGATCTAAAGTGCCCCAACGGTCCGTGGCCCAAGCTAAGACGTCTCCAAGAGTGTGGTCACATCCTCCGAGATGTCATCATGTGGGGTCTTGTTGGGCTGGCTAGACGACCCTTTATGCTTGGACTGGGATGGACCACTATTCAGATCGAGATGTTCCTCGTCGATGTCCGCAAGTCCATTATTGCAGAAGAAAATGGCTTGCCTAAATTCCACTCATATTTCCCTTTCCACAGCATATACGGCTACAAACCTCTTGACGCTGCTTTAAATTAG
- a CDS encoding uncharacterized protein (EggNog:ENOG41): MNYPSPRTPGSTPIHEWEYTRMSSATPTPSPRPSWLETTPRRPATRAAHSRASSYSQGGASTPRAPVDSPRYNSSGQYATVDVSPKHFSSSRGPSGSSQFPAWRDRRFSHTYVRAATPFGESDEDEIFEASGRTYVLLAESRAKGRRNSHVYDYEGIRYTNLDDYPQGTAAYYADYRDAYDSPQSHIPASHVRPPTSHGHTRRSSAAANVPQRPSTVRPSAQAYRAKAAAAAAAPSPKATEADARKHRIPTGYSLKNWDPTEEPILLLGSVFDANSLGKWIYDWTVYRAGANSPIADMAGELWLLLIQLSGKVKRAEDIIGRVRSAENREIMNEFIESGERLTDKLRSLLKACEAPMLKAAKKKQSGLGKNSGVEFVDTLFGRDRELNKTEKFMQSLRLFSVRFDANCESILANPSS, from the coding sequence ATGAACTATCCATCACCACGAACACCTGGATCGACTCCGATCCACGAGTGGGAATACACACGAATGTCGTCCGCCACTCCAACCCCATCACCGCGGCCAAGCTGGCTCGAGACCACGCCTCGACGACCAGCCACTCGAGCAGCTCACAGCCGGGCCAGCAGCTATTCTCAAGGCGGCGCATCTACGCCTCGCGCTCCGGTAGATTCGCCCCGATACAACAGCTCCGGCCAGTATGCCACGGTTGATGTGAGTCCCAAACATTTTTCGTCATCGCGCGGGCCCTCCGGGTCGTCTCAATTTCCTGCCTGGCGCGACCGCCGATTCTCTCACACCTATGTCCGGGCTGCAACTCCGTTTGGAGAATccgacgaggacgagatATTCGAGGCTTCGGGGCGTACATATGTGCTGCTTGCCGAGTCACGAGCAAAGGGTCGCAGGAACTCGCATGTCTATGATTATGAGGGGATACGGTACACTAATCTCGACGACTACCCACAGGGTACCGCAGCCTACTATGCCGACTACCGTGACGCCTACGACTCTCCGCAGTCGCACATCCCCGCCTCCCATGTCCGTCCTCCGACCAGCCACGGCCACACTCGCCGTTCGTCAGCAGCGGCAAACGTCCCGCAGAGGCCATCCACCGTTCGCCCTTCCGCACAGGCTTACCGCGCcaaagccgccgccgccgctgctgcaccaTCACCGAAGGCTACCGAGGCCGATGCTCGAAAGCACCGGATTCCAACGGGCTATTCCCTCAAGAACTGGGACCCGACAGAGGAGCccattctccttcttggcagcGTCTTTGACGCCAACAGCCTTGGCAAGTGGATCTACGACTGGACCGTCTACCGAGCCGGTGCCAACTCTCCCATTGCCGACATGGCAGGCGAACTCTGGCTTCTTCTGATTCAGCTCTCCGGAAAGGTCAAGCGTGCAGAGGATATCATTGGCCGTGTGCGAAGCGCCGAGAACCGAGAGATTATGAATGAGTTCATCGAGTCTGGTGAGCGTCTCACAGATAAGCTCCGCTCGCTGCTCAAGGCATGTGAGGCTCCCATgctcaaggctgccaagaagaagcagtcaGGCCTGGGCAAGAACTCCGGTGTCGAGTTTGTCGACACCCTCTTTGGCCGTGACCGGGAGCTGAACAAGACGGAGAAGTTCATGCAGAGCTTGAGATTGTTCAGCGTGAGATTCGATGCCAACTGCGAGAGTATTCTGGCAAACCCATCTTCCTAA
- a CDS encoding uncharacterized protein (EggNog:ENOG41) — translation MFPSRRAFSAASRQLASRSFRPIQPSARLYSAETATSTTEQAATSTPPAKASTSTSTNSSSPRYAKPAAKAAKPAMAASITYEDVVYQPKSIVFEDAKEEDGEVLDAATVDWTKSFYGISAKPVTEKQFKSLLQPVEEKDIEVKPDGVIYLPEIKYRRRLNEAFGPMGWGLIPKGEAIVSDTIVTREYALIVGGRFVSQAQGENSYFSPEQLPSAVEGCKSNALMRCCKDLGIASELWDPHFVRWFKKNYMEEVWVEHVTTKKKRLQWYRKGDVDVQYPYKVSK, via the exons ATGTTTCCTTCTCGTAGAGCTTTTTCAGCGGCTTCTAGGCAGCTCGCCAGCCGATCCTTCCGACCAATCCAGCCGTCAGCCCGCCTCTACTCTGCAGAGACAGCTACGTCAACGACAGAACAAGCAGCTACATCAACACCTCCCGCAAAAGCTTCCACTTCCACATCAACAAACAGCAGTTCACCAAGATATGCCAAACCGGCGGCTAAAGCGGCAAAGCCGGCGATGGCGGCCTCTATAACATACGAGGATGTCGTCTATCAGCCCAAGAGCATTGTGTTTGAGGATgcaaaggaagaggatggcgaAGTACTGGATGCAGCCACCGTGGACTGGACGAAGAGCTTCTACGGCATTTCAGCGAAACCGGTAACAGAGAAGCAATTCAAATCCCTCTTGCAGCCGGTCGAGGAGAAGGACATCGAGGTCAAGCCCGACGGCGTCATCTATCTGCCAGAGATCAAGTACAGGAGGAGATTAAACGAGGCCTTTGGTCCCATGGGATGGGGCTTGATTCCCAAGGGAGAGGCAATTGTTAGCGACACGATTGTGACCCGGGAGTATGCCCTCATTGTGGGCGGCCG ATTTGTCTCACAAGCTCAGGGCGAAAACTCATACTTCTCCCCCGAACAGCTACCCTCCGCCGTCGAAGGATGCAAGTCCAATGCCTTGATGCGATGCTGCAAGGACTTGGGCATTGCCTCGGAACTGTGGGACCCTCACTTTGTACGATGGTTCAAGAAGAACTACATGGAGGAAGTGTGGGTTGAGCACGTCAcaaccaagaagaagcgattGCAATGGTATAGAAAGGGCGACGTCGACGTACAGTACCCTTACAAGGTCAGCAAATAA
- a CDS encoding uncharacterized protein (TransMembrane:1 (o75-94i)), whose translation MHSTGSGPAAESPKSIHAAAACRSRALLLRQARHTVWKRQIQQQSAPIRLLDWTENPICQRSACANGASSSLSNAALLFLLLALSAAGCCGSRLRALADF comes from the exons ATGCACTCTACTGGAAGTGGCCCGGCTGCAGAGT CCCCAAAAAGCATCCACGCCGCCGCAGCGTGCCGTTCCCGCGCACTTCTTCTGCGCCAGGCACGGCACACTGTATGGAAACGCCAAATCCAGCAGCAATCAGCTCCCATACGGCTGCTGGACTGGACAGAGAATCCCATCTGCCAGCGGAGTGCGTGTGCCAATG GCGCATCCTCCTCGCTATCAAATGCtgccctcctcttcctcctgctgGCTTTGAGCGCGGCAGGATGCTGCGGCTCACGTCTCCGAGCGCTCGCCGATTTCTAG